One window of the Oncorhynchus tshawytscha isolate Ot180627B unplaced genomic scaffold, Otsh_v2.0 Un_contig_1722_pilon_pilon, whole genome shotgun sequence genome contains the following:
- the LOC121844528 gene encoding serine/threonine-protein kinase SMG1-like: MCLMMKRSDTYTPLFSLPSFHKFCKGLLHNALNEDPVICLQTCNSLQVISSSLNTELLQRCVDVCRVQLVHSAVRVRQAYGKLLRTIPLDVTLSNHSHPEIEEISLVVRRHMSRPQQHLSPPGLQ, translated from the exons ATGTGCCTGATGATGAAGAGGTCTGATACCtacacccctctcttctccctgccCTCCTTCCACAAGTTCTGCAAGGGTCTGCTCCACAATG CCCTGAATGAGGACCCAGTCATCTGCCTGCAGACCTGCAACAGCCTTCAGGTCATCTCCTCCTCACTCAACACAGAGCTGCTGCAGag gtgtgtggatgtgtgtcgtGTCCAGCTGGTGCACTCTGCGGTGAGGGTGAGGCAGGCGTACGGCAAGCTGCTGAGGACAATCCCTCTGGACGTGACACTCAG TAACCACAGCCACCCAGAGATAGAGGAGATCTCCTTGGTGGTCCGTCGTCACATGAGCCGCCCCCAGCAGCACCTTTCACCCCCAGGACTTCAGTGA